The Lolium rigidum isolate FL_2022 chromosome 1, APGP_CSIRO_Lrig_0.1, whole genome shotgun sequence region cattccctccacgatgcaccaatgcataatacagtgggatggtgatgaggtagaggtcgtccaagccgacgactcggctgaagtttcaacggccggcatgaacgcatgggaagcgagcgaggccaagaacccctctcgggcatcaaattggacgactcgcgagcgcatcgatgtgacaaagggaagggttaagctagttttatccaccggcctgaccatgtagttgaagccgaggcgatgtgcaagttggcgaggctgatccttgtgatcggccccaaaggtctatgaaggagcattacaaaaccttcaccgagcaaacaacgtggaggccgattccgatatcggccgtgaatatcctcacccaccattctgcctgggttcaacatgttatccaacagagccgataccatcaattctcttgatagaatcggctcgggggggcacccaggtagataaaatacgagggtatgcaacggaagcatctcatcttctgttgaggggtattggaatatgggggccgatacacaagtcggccgaaaaaattcgacaattttcaagcatagccgatgcacagacatcgacttaagagcagggggctagttccctccaagGGATAGTGCGCCCAGAatctggagggcatcagaaatgtAAAGACATTCTCACCGggagttgcttcagcctgccaaagatgatgagctgatctgatcagcaaggcgcaaggtttggactgaagaagctcggggagaggcggctcgccctgaaattccctcactttaaagagccgattttgttgaatcggctgatacggcgttgcgagttggaaaccggatgatcgacgtgatcagctcgctgctattctcacccgactaaggcccggggggcagctcaccttgaaggttctctgctccggggagccgatttcgttggaatcggctaaactctgcaccacaagttacctgaagaatggtgtttatgttgcaaaattatcatagcccgaaatttcaacggtgatgatccattctttatcctcgccttggctgagactcggggggcagctcgccctcgaggtctaaccaactctgaCGGAAtgggctcactcttcgtgacggctcgttcaagAGACAGTGATTGTAGAAGGAaactgccggagctgagcgagcagaGTTCGGAGAAGATAATTTaaaggagacctgacattatttcaggagtttgccgctaagttcaacatgccatcttgagagatctgcggatTTGCGCGATTAGGACTTGGTCTTgtttggcaaggagtttgggtctgagtggatctatctcgaaatctatcgtgagagaccgatgcgatgccatcggcttgttgggcattgtccagtttggcaatcggcagaatcagaacaaaagacaatcggctaaattatcataaagggaatcggcaaaatcgagttggggaatttcttcattgataagccagatttcttacatagaagagctgattgctctcaaaaggaaataccagggggatacattgccccgtcctgctactgctagccctatgctaagaccctatctaggggccgctgctgccctcgtcgtcgtcgtcgccgtcgtcgccacctgccggcgctgctccctgccggctcgtcatcactgctccagcggccgccgacaggaccctcgtcgtcttcatcctcttcgtcagcgtcgtcactATCGAcatcgctgaagttcccgggccagaggtggcggcgtttggccggcggctcgtcggaggggctgtcttcatcctcctcctcctcttcctcctttacCTCCTCGGAGGTagtgaagtccgcccaggagaggcggtcgtcttcgctctcctccaccacttcctcgtcagcaaggaagcggaggtcgctctccccgtcggtgtgggatttgtcatcctcggacctgacggaggagtcatggtcctctttgtcccacttcgttggggcgaggatgtcgtacgccgcttgcgtaccccacgagggcgtcgactctcggatgggagaggatacgtgggaaagatccgacgaagaagaagaggaagaggacatggttgcaggggagggtgtTTTGGAGTGCTACGGCGGAAGGGgtaaggaggagaactgttcgatgcggctaagtaacaggaggtgggggttttaatttccgagcagttctcgaggacatggtgccaaaactgtcaaatcgtgcagagaagttgggaaggcaagtcgtcatgatgaggcatgctgcgacagttccgctctgccgtgacacgacccctctgaggaaaaaagcgagtggttttgaaattatcattaccaaaaccaggggggcatgtgttatcaccagattttggctaaatcaggaggtgggccgcgatcaagatgggcttggaagattacgtatggaggatctatgaagcggccttgcacggagaatttgggctagttagcccgtgtatcttagtataacagattgtgtatcgatttagaagttagagtttatctcgtgcacggtttagtgcacgcccacattagaaagtcccctggactataaatatgtacctagggtttatggaataaacaacaactcacgttcaaccccaaaacaaaccaatctcggcgcatcgccaactccttcgtctcgagggtttctatcgggtagcgacatgctgcctagatcacatcttgcgatctaggcagcacaagctccacgttgttcatgcgttgctcgtactcgaagcgcttttgatggcgagcaacgtagttatcattagatgtgttagggttagcattgttcttcgtttaagcatgcttacgtagtgcaacccttgcatatctagccgccctcacgccttgtctcaggcgtgggggcggcaccccgcttgatcattatttagtagatctgatccgttacgattgctccttgttctacaaggattagtttaatatctgcaatagttaggccttacaaaggggggaggatccggtggcacgtggggtggcgttcgcaagtcctaaacgggatgttcctaggatcaacttcatgttggttttttggccttgtttaggatcggcttacgagcaccgtgcgtggccgcaaggcccaactcggagtaggatgatccgattatgcggtgaaaaccctaaatcgtcgtagatctcattggcttcatcttgatcaagcgggaccaccaagtattcgtgcaccccgtacggatcatgggtggatcggctctttgagccgattcacgggataacccgagagccgatcgaggctcgtatttaacgtttacatgtatgccctgcaggaaactaagcgaggcatcctcatcaccttcccgaccgggtataggtcgggtggcacgcccttgcacttcgcaacgccgcgtgtgaccagaagagcattgcgggccgtcgctcggaggggtctcagccagccgcagctctaggctcttcccggctctacggtgttgacaaggccgctgcccgccggtgggttttggcagtcaacagttatgggattcactattcaggacacccagctgtgcttgaaggatatagtgattcaaattggatctcagatgtagctgatctgtacgccacaagtgggtatgtatttacctttggaggtggcgcgatgtcatggagatcttgtaagcaaaccatattgacgaggtcaactatggaagcagaacttatcgctttagacacaaccacttgttgaatcggaatggttgcgtgagctcttgatggacttgcctgtggttgaaaaacctgttccggcaatccttctaAATTGGGACAATCAAatcgtaattgtcaaagtgaacaattctaaagaTAAcgtgaagtcatcaagacacgtcaagagacgtttgaagtctgtcaagaaattgcgaaactccggagtaataactgttacatatattcaaacagacaaaaacctggcagatccctttacaaagggactatcacgtaatgtgatagaaagtgcatcgagggagatgggtttgagacccgttgatgttacaccatagtggtaacccaacctttgtgatcggagatcccgtgaattaggacccgggaagaacaaactagtggtttaattgaggagagtattatgtaaccctctctatgtgaagatgcacaactctcgcttgtctgtaaggcaggttggcaacaagccttaatgtgtttatgttggctattttagcaaagatgctgtcctacgagcattcttgaaataacacacctatatgagtccgattgttaaacgtcgcaatctatgagatttgggtgatctctagtaaactcatgaagagaccatgaagtatgacgcatatgcttcacccgcggggtaggctactgcggcagccatgtactcggtcatgactttgagtgaaaccctgttcacgcaaaacttgcaattcaaggcttagtccattgttcaagtgtgagtggatgtagcttaaggttctaggcggaagttcaacttaacagtctccgctgaaacactggtatataaacaagcagcgagtattggtaaatctctaaataggatttgagatctggtgggggattgttgaaatattgggcccacctttcgtggcccaaattagatttcagtttttcctatatatctcaaagcccacatagtggcagccatgtgagtttgagcccaagttggtggcagctcactagggagtggcaagaggtgggaagtttagtcccacatggaaagttgggaggaagttagaccaccttataaggtgggttgttccaccactagtaagtgagtgagaataggagtgctacacgcgcgctcctcctcctcctcgctcgctcgtctcgactcgacacgacacgtcacgacgcgcgccgcgctcgtggtgagtggattgagcctcgagccgagactttccttactttttgcggcTCGAGAAAACGAAcgtagtcctagacggacgcgtcgcagcttagtcggttcgggtcgctcccggatcgtgggctatctcgtaaccgactcgaaacgttcgtgcgacgtgggcgtggcccacgttgcctagggtttcccgagcctatataatctccccgcccggctaccgcgaaacacatccaatacacgagttagggtttccacctctctcgcttgcgccgccatcgtatcctactccatcccgcgagccgacgtgcatcggcgaacgggagagcaggtctccggaaccgctcgtccttgcgatcccgtacgggagagggcgactagggtttttgggaagcgctccgcgcgaccgctcaagctcttcatcacgggtcgccttccgtccaagtcgggcggtgctgcctaccgtcgtcttcaacgccgtctacttcgacccgtcgtccccgtcgtcaacaacgttgtcatcaacagcgTTACTCGTCTGCGACATCGTCTCGCTACACCTccatcgccaccaccaccagatcggtacgtgcgacatatttcgatctgtttagcgatggatgttttaccgtttgcgctgctgctactcatgttgattaatgcatctagtatgtttgagtttcacatgttagtagttgctgccatcatgttttatattctggaattaatcatggaaattgtgcctaattatccatcaGAACGCACTCACCTGAGTGAAAGCCTTGACGCCCTCCCTGTTGAGCTTGACCTCGAGACTGGGATCGCTGGCGAACTCCAGCAGCACGTCGACCATGTCCTTGGCCACGAAGCACTCcccgtcgcggcggcggcgttcacTGTGCTCTTCCACCACGTGTTCAAGGAACCGGTCAAACATCTTGCtcagcttcttcatcctcttgatGTACCCCTGCAGGTCCATCCAGTCGAGCCAGGGGATGGAGTCGCCGATGTTCAGCACGCCGTTGAGCAGGAACAGCTCGTCGATCATCCACTTGAACTCGTCGGGCGTGGTGATCACCGACCCGGCCTCGTCCCTCACCTCCTTCTCCAGGTACTTCTTGCCCATCACCATGCGCGTGATCACATTCAGGCTCACCGTGGACAGGTAGTCCTTGAGCACCAGGGCACGACCGGCGCCGGCGTCGCTGGCGCCGCGACGGAGGTCGCGGAGGAGGGCGAGCACCTCCTCGCTGCGGATGTACTCGTACGACTCGAGACGCTTGGCGCTGAAGAGCTCGGTGAGGCACATCTTGCGGGCCTGGCGCCAGTATGCGCCGTAGGGGGACCACGTGATGTCGCTGTAGTTGTAGGTGGTGTACTTGCCGGCGGCGGTCTTGGGCCGGTCGGTGAACACCACGTCGTGGGTCTTGAGGAagaacttagccatctcgacggagGAACCGACGACGACGGGGAAGGAGCCGAACTGGAGCTGGGTGAGCGGGCCGTACTGCTTGGAGAGCGCGTGGATGGAGCGGTGCGGGAGCGTGCCGATGAGATTGAGGTTGCCGATGATCGGCCATGGCTTGGGGCCCGGCGGGAGGTTGCACTTGCGGCGGCTGCGGAGGACTATGTTACACGGTACGGGGATACGGATACGGGGATACGGATACGGCGATACGGGAAAACGGCATTTTGAAAAAGTAGACTTACGGGGATACGTCGAGTATATACATAAATGCATTAATAAATCAGCTCCAATAATAAATATTATAGATGATAAGAAAATGGATGTTACTGCGACAGTGATCTGAAGAAGTAGCTGCCTTTTCAAATCCCAGCTTTTTGTATGCAGTCATCAGGTTCCTTGCAATCAGAAACACCATACAACAACATTAGATATATTTCTTCAGTTCTTCCAATGCGGCAACTGCCAGGTGACGGCGGCTGATGGGAGGGTTCGAGGCAGAGACTAGGTCTTATATGGTCCACTTCGGGTAAGCCTTGAGATGGGCTATCGATTGAATGGTTACAGGCCCATACGTATCCCCTACGTGTCCCAGACGTATCCtggatttttttctttattttaattCAATAAAATGAGATACTTTGGGATACGCGTATCCCATGCGTTTTTCTGAGTATCCCCGTCCTGGTGCAGTCTTCTGCACCGATACGTCACATGTGTGCCGTATCCCTGCAACGTAGGCGGAGGACGGCCTTGAGGAAGAGCACCGTTGCGAGCACGACGCCCAGGAAGGACGCCCACTGAGGAAGCTCCATCCGGATCGAGGTGGCGGCTTGCCGGACAGGTACGTTGACGATGCTCGGGACGGTGATCGACGCAAGTGCCTGTGGCTGGTGAGATGGTGCTGCATCAGAGTGCGCGCAGTCTACTTATAGATGTCGTGGAGCGCGTGCGAAAGCTCGTGGGAAAGGACGAAGAAGACTTCCGGAAAACTTGACGAGCATATTGAATTATTGATGCGGACGTCCACTTCAGAAACATGCTGAGAATTACTGCTGCTCAGCGGCATACTAGTATGTCAGAATATGCGAGATCACCGTTTTATTCTTGACTATAATTTTCTTTTAGCTCAGCCGGGCAAATATGTTTTGTCACCGGAGAGGTAAGCATGCGTTAGACCGTATATCGGTCTGACCTCAAAACATATATCCAGTTCAAGAGAAAAGGCAAGAAAAACGCATCCTCCCAGGTAGTGAAGTGAGCTAGTACTGCAAGGGTGGTCTCAAAAGAGAGAGATGTATCCCAAGTTCCCAACGGCTATTACTCTCGTGTAAAGATTTTCTTTTCACGCGCTAACAGACGGACCTTGGACCGTTTCCTCTCGCGTCTACAGTAGGGGAGGCGATTTCTTGAAACTTCTTCATCAATCCACCTCGCAGGCCGCGGATTCGTCGATTCCTTCCTCTCCGGCGGTCGCTCCGGCGACGGGAGTGTGGGGAATCGGCGGATCCCGGCATGTACATAGCGTAGGATTAGATGGAGGTCCGGCCGACGGCGTCATGGAGGAGATGGCGTTGTTGAAGCGGGTTTTGATGCCGGcgttcttctccggcgacggcggtctTCGGATCTCCGGCGTTGTGCGCTCGGTTTCTTCGAGCTGGGTTCTTCTCTTGCTCACGTGCCCTCATCCAGGTCTGGTTAGGCCGGATCTGGCGGAATAAGAAGTGGAGGATGGTGTTTAGAAGCTTCGCGTCCTCGTCGGCGGCTCAGGCAGTAGGCTCCCCGGAGCTGACGATCGGCGACTACCCGGCTGGCATGGGGCAGGCTTCGTTCCAAGGTGCAAGAAGCTGCGGCAGACGCCCACCGCCGACGGCTCCtgttctccggcgagttcgagatctagctggacttcattgtaattttcctttctTTGCTGGATCTTTCTGTAAGAACGTGGCTTTTATATAATCATCCTttctcccgcaaaaaaaaagattttttttcACCCGATAACAGCCCACGCCACCTTTATATACTTGGGTCGAAGGGCTTTAGGGTTTCATTCCCGGAACCACAGTACTGCGGAACCACCCCCCTTAATCTCTGCCCCTTCATCGTAAATCCAATCTCCTCGTGCAAGAAATCCACACCAAAGTGAAAGGTGAATGGCCCCGCCCACCGCCATGAGAGTTCCCTGCCTCACTATTGTGGCAGTTCGAACGCGAGCGGAGATCGTGGCCCTCCCTCTGACGTGGAGGAGAAACAGACCCACTGCGTGCGGTCGGAGGCCGCCCGCATGGATGCATATGcttcctttgttttgaaattcATATTTGATACATTCTGAAGTATTAAAAAAATCCAAACATGCGCACAAAGTCTTTCCATGACAAATCGACTTGTAGTTTGGGATGTGTAAAAATGACAATaattggtgctaaaaataaggttTTTCCGAGACATGTTTTGCCTTTTTTACGTCGACCACAAAAGTTATCGGTTTTTCGTGAAATTGTACAAATATATGTTGATTGTCCAGATGTACATGCTACAAAAATTGCTGGAACCTTTTAGATGGAGAGAGCATATGCATCTGAATGTCGAATTGAATTTAGAAAAAGCCGTCTTTTAAATTTGCAATTTTACATTTTTTACTTTGAAGTACACGCTCCGTGTAAAAAATATCTCAACTTTGTTTAAAGTTGAATGTAAAGTTGAGACATCTGTTATAGACAGGAGGGAACATATATTTTGACAGATGAACTCTCATACCTGATATGAACTTTTGGGTGTATCAGATATGAGTTTTTCAGGTTCAGTTTTTTTGGGTATCTGATAGGGATGCTATTAGGCTACACAAATtacaggctagcaaaagactatcaTCGCGACTTGACTCAGACCCACTAGTAAATCCGGAGCAGGTACAGATATGAGATATGCCGAGTCGGCGAGTCCTGACGCAAAACCGCACCGAGACCAGAAGTGGTTAGCATAAGAAATTGCCACTCAGTCTCGGGTCCGTACGTGTGGACCTGACCGACTTCAGTAATCGCAAGTCGCGAGGGGAATTTTTAGGACATCAGTGAGAAGACACACGGTAGGGCTGACTTGGGGACGGACTGATCATGGAGTGTTTGAAATGGGGGACTGACCGGGACCTGTCCGTTTCGAGAAGAAGACAGCTTATCTTCTTTCCGTTTTTCCTGAATATTTACATTCTTGCGTGCGAGACCGTGTTGCACGACCGTGCGAAGTTACGCGGCGAATCTCCCGTTCTTCACGGGTGGTCTGGTGCATGGTTTCAGCGGTTGATCTCGTGCTTTAAGATTCGTCATTTGTGTGCATatgttttatttaagttttacttgttttctatcACGCGCAGTCGGACTTTTTTTTTGCAATCAAAGAGCTTAACATTACTCAGGGCTGATCAATCATTCTCAAGAACGTCTGCAAGGAACTGTGGTTTAGTAATTTACCCACATACATCTCCTTCTTTCAGCAGTAGCCCTACTAGCACACCGATGAGCTGCTACATTACTATCTCTAGCTATGTAACTTATGCTAAAACTAGTTATACTGGTAATTTCAGATCTGCCAATCCCAGGTTCCTCCATTAGCTTAACCACCTCTTGAGCATAAGATTCAATTTCAACTATGTAATAACCCCTCTCCACCTGGCGCAGCTTCGGAAGCAACTCAAGGTTGCTTATCTTGGCCTTGCCTCCCTGGACCGAACAATCGCCCGGCAACGCTCCCGTATTGCCCATCTTAAGGATGGAGACGCCAACACCTCCTTCTACCACCGTCAGTGTACCTACAGGAGACAGAAGAATAGAATCTTCAGCATTGCCACGGATTCCCAGGTGCTCACCGCCCATGCTGACATGGCCGAGGCTGCTTTTGCGCACTTTGATGCGCTTCTGGGCACGGCTGTCGACCGGGAGCTCACGCTTGACCTCTCTACCCTCATTGAGCCCCAAGACCTGCACCACCTTGATGATCCATTTGGTGCTGACGAGATCTGGAACGCGGTGAAGAGATTGCCGGCACGCAAGGCGCCAGGGCCTGATGGGTTTACCGCCGAGTTTCTGCGTGCTTGCTGGCCCACGGTTAAGCAGGACTTCGTCGATGTTTTCCAGCAGCTCTTTGAGATGCGTGGCAGGGGTTTcagcaagctgaaccaagccctCCTCACCCTGTTGCCTAAACGAGCTGACGCGAGCCATATGTCGGACTACCGCCCGATCAGTTTGATCCACCTCGTCGCCAAAATCTTCGCCAAAGTTTTGTCTCTAAGGCTGGCTCCCAGGCTTGACAACCTTGTCAGCAACAACCAAAACGCATTCATCGCGGGGAGGAGCCTCCACGACAACTTTGTTCTAGTAAGGCAATCTGCGAGGCTCTTGCACCAGTTGGGTGCGCCAAGAATCCTACTCAAGCTGGACATGGCAAAGGCATTTGACTCCCTCTCGTGGTCCTTCCTCTTTGAAATCATGAAGCAATATGGGTTTGGAGACAGATTCCTTGAGTGGTTGGCCATACTCCTATCATCGGCAAGCACCCGCATTCTCCTGAATGGTGAGCCAGGGCCGCCGATTTGGCACCAGCGGGGCTTGCGCCAGGGAGATCCCCTATCGCCCCAGCTATTTGTGCTTGCCATTGACATCCTCAGCAGACTGTTCAAACGAGCTGCCGAGCTGGGAATCATGCAGAGGTTGCACCCCCGGAAGCTGATACCGCCCATCTCTTTATACGCCGACGACGTCGTGCTCTTTTGCCACCCATCAGCTAGTGACACCGCGGCTGTAAGGGAGATCCTCAGCTTGTTTGGCCGCTCCTCTGGCCTCCGAGTTAACTTCACCAAGAGCTCGGCCACGCCATTGCGATGTAGCCCGGAAGAGACCGCGCTGATCACGGAACAGCTGGGCTGCCCATTGGCAAATCTGCCCATCACCTACCTCGGCATCCCATTGACTATCCGGCGACCCACCGCTGCCCAACTACAGCCGATCGTCGACAATATCGCTGGCCGTCTACCGGTTTGGAAAGCGGGGCTCATGAACAAAGCAGGCCGTTTGGCCATGGTCAAATCCGTGCTATGCGCGATACCCATACACCAACTACTAGTCTATGCGCCGCCGAAGAAGTCCCTCAAGATGATCGAGAAGATAAAACGCGGCTTCCTGTGGGCTGGTCGTGCCGCCGCCAACGGCGGCCACTGCCACGTCAATTGGAACCGCGTGTGCCGGCCCATTGCTTATGGTGGCCTGGGTGTCCAAGACATTGAGCGTGCCGGCCTCTCCCTGCGGCTGCGATGGCTTTGGCTCTCCCACACCGACGACAACCGTGCTTGGAGCGGCCTCGAACTACAATTCTCGGACGTGGagcgagctcttttctctcgcctCCACAACTATGTGCATTGGCAATGGACAAAGGGCATTATTCGGGAGGATCGCCGGGTCAATGGCAGGTCGGTCAAAGAGATTGCACCTCTGCTGTACAACCGCATCCCTAAGAGACGGCGCAAAATCAGAACCGTAGCGAGAGGGGCTTCATGGGAACAGGTTGGGCCGAGGACATCCAAGGTGTCCTTGGAGTTCACGAAATCGGGCAATACCTACAGCTATGGCACCTGGTCCATGCCACCACACTCGAGCAACACCCCCGACAGTGCTGCTTTGGAAATGGACAACTTCGGGAACTTACACCGCTAGCTCATGCTACCTAGCCACCTTCCATGGATCAACAACTTGTTACTCCCGGAAGCTCATCCGGAGAACATGGGCGCCGCCGAAAGTGAAGTTCTTCCATTGGCTGGCCAACCAAGACAGATGCTTGGACCGCCGAGCGCCTTGCTAGACATGGGCTTCCCCACCATCCCAAATGCCTCGCTCCGTGACCAGGCACCGGAATCTATGCACCATCTCATGCTCGGAATGTCCCTTTACTAGGCGGGTATGGCATGAGATCCTGGCTTGGTTAAGAATGAC contains the following coding sequences:
- the LOC124671844 gene encoding trimethyltridecatetraene synthase-like — its product is MELPQWASFLGVVLATVLFLKAVLRLLLRSRRKCNLPPGPKPWPIIGNLNLIGTLPHRSIHALSKQYGPLTQLQFGSFPVVVGSSVEMAKFFLKTHDVVFTDRPKTAAGKYTTYNYSDITWSPYGAYWRQARKMCLTELFSAKRLESYEYIRSEEVLALLRDLRRGASDAGAGRALVLKDYLSTVSLNVITRMVMGKKYLEKEVRDEAGSVITTPDEFKWMIDELFLLNGVLNIGDSIPWLDWMDLQGYIKRMKKLSKMFDRFLEHVVEEHSERRRRDGECFVAKDMVDVLLEFASDPSLEVKLNREGVKAFTQDLVAGGTESSAVTVEWALSELLKTPEVFAMATEELDRVVGRGRWVTEKDIPNLPFIQAIIKETMRLHPVAPMLVPRLSREDTSIGGYDIPAGTRVLVSVWSIGRDPELWDAPEEFMPERFLSSRLDVKGQDYELLPFGSGRRMCPGYSLGLKVIQVSLANLLHGFEWRLPDGVTKEELSMEEIFGLSTPRKFPLEAVVEPKLPTHLYN